In the Bacillus shivajii genome, one interval contains:
- a CDS encoding DUF294 nucleotidyltransferase-like domain-containing protein: MTYEKEQYDDIIRKTYPFDLLTEEQYKKIITRSERIVFHENEFVFHEEDEEVEVYFLLKGLAKNVLHRDNGEQFSVRFYYPGDLIGMLMLLAGGQMNFSVQALETCDTVLFKKNDLLKVMSENKTFSDVILSGIGSRMKSLYDEIKKERSVSQNENISLFRTRVRTIMEKARTISNVRTLNEAAKTLLQCKTSGLVVVNEKQELFGVLTQQQVIQGLMEGKESDLVTKWMDCDPICTQENAFSYEVLTFFKDDHIDLVPVLSNQSVVGVLTAEAFLQLQDSKYINLSYRLNHAFTLKELKALSPKNNEDFYTFTEALLNERTYPTEVCELISNYNDKIHRQVIKFAINEMKEEGFGKPPINFCFIVMGSQGRKEQAFSTDQDNGFILDDYEHLPNKTQIEEYFLHFAKKINDGLAESGFPECTGGIMAKEKKWTRSLSQWVREVEHWLREADAEEVRDFTIFIDYRPVYGDFQLGYSLREEVTKKIQHAKMMHAMLMKDTIRFRVPISPLGRISARGKERSIDLKKQGMMQIVNGVRIFAIKYGIKQVSTLERLSQLQEKEVFHPRDVKNAKLALDYLHEFRLKEHMSQLRNSAPLTNDIHTATLTKDEKKQLKEALLIAKRLQQMSELSFAKNRGI; the protein is encoded by the coding sequence TTGACATATGAAAAAGAACAATATGATGACATCATCCGTAAAACATATCCGTTTGACCTATTAACAGAAGAACAATATAAGAAAATCATTACACGTTCAGAGAGAATCGTATTTCATGAAAATGAATTTGTTTTTCACGAAGAAGATGAAGAGGTGGAAGTGTATTTTTTATTAAAAGGATTAGCTAAAAATGTCCTCCATCGGGATAATGGTGAGCAGTTCTCTGTAAGGTTTTATTATCCTGGTGACTTAATTGGAATGCTCATGCTTCTAGCTGGTGGTCAAATGAACTTCTCTGTTCAAGCTTTAGAAACATGTGATACTGTTTTGTTTAAAAAAAATGACCTATTAAAGGTGATGTCAGAAAATAAGACGTTCTCAGATGTCATATTGTCTGGGATCGGTAGCAGAATGAAATCGTTATACGATGAGATTAAAAAGGAACGTTCAGTATCACAAAATGAAAATATTTCTTTGTTTCGTACACGAGTTCGTACAATTATGGAAAAGGCACGTACAATCTCAAACGTAAGAACGTTAAATGAAGCTGCGAAAACGTTGTTACAATGTAAAACTTCTGGTTTAGTCGTTGTAAACGAAAAGCAAGAACTATTTGGTGTATTAACCCAACAACAAGTTATACAGGGATTGATGGAGGGCAAAGAGTCTGATTTAGTGACAAAGTGGATGGACTGTGACCCTATATGCACACAAGAGAATGCTTTTAGTTATGAAGTTTTAACCTTTTTTAAAGATGACCACATCGACCTTGTGCCTGTATTGAGTAATCAATCTGTTGTCGGTGTATTAACTGCAGAAGCATTTTTACAACTACAAGACTCGAAGTATATTAACCTTTCTTATAGGTTAAACCATGCATTCACTTTGAAGGAATTAAAAGCATTATCTCCTAAAAATAACGAAGATTTTTATACATTTACTGAAGCATTGTTAAATGAGCGTACGTATCCGACAGAAGTGTGTGAACTAATCTCTAATTACAACGATAAAATACATCGACAAGTCATTAAGTTTGCAATCAATGAAATGAAAGAGGAAGGTTTTGGTAAGCCACCAATAAACTTTTGTTTCATAGTCATGGGAAGTCAAGGTCGTAAGGAGCAAGCGTTCAGTACAGATCAAGATAATGGTTTTATTCTCGATGATTATGAACATTTACCTAATAAAACCCAAATAGAAGAGTATTTTCTTCATTTTGCAAAAAAAATCAATGATGGGCTTGCTGAGTCGGGGTTTCCAGAATGTACTGGTGGAATTATGGCGAAAGAAAAGAAATGGACAAGAAGTTTGAGTCAGTGGGTACGTGAAGTAGAGCATTGGTTACGTGAGGCAGATGCCGAAGAAGTACGCGACTTTACGATTTTTATTGACTACCGACCGGTTTATGGAGATTTTCAGCTAGGCTATTCACTTAGAGAGGAAGTAACAAAGAAGATTCAACATGCTAAAATGATGCATGCAATGCTTATGAAAGATACGATACGCTTTAGAGTACCAATTAGTCCATTAGGAAGAATTTCAGCAAGAGGCAAAGAGAGAAGTATCGATTTAAAAAAACAAGGTATGATGCAAATTGTTAATGGTGTTCGTATTTTTGCTATTAAATATGGAATCAAACAAGTTAGTACACTTGAAAGGTTGAGCCAATTACAAGAAAAAGAAGTTTTTCATCCACGTGATGTGAAAAATGCAAAGCTTGCTCTAGACTACTTACATGAGTTTAGACTAAAAGAACATATGTCACAACTTCGTAATAGTGCACCGTTAACAAATGACATTCATACTGCAACTTTAACTAAAGACGAAAAGAAACAGTTAAAAGAAGCGTTATTAATCGCAAAAAGGCTGCAACAAATGAGTGAACTAAGTTTTGCGAAGAATCGGGGGATATAA
- a CDS encoding ribonuclease H-like domain-containing protein produces the protein MSLKSKLNRMKTHLNTEKSSGEMTGAKSKQNLDEDLTTQVDVLESEWRKLGFKPVTFDGEVSYKKQQFYPNQNHLFYQDMLQINDLWEELQVNHPLSLKGVAVEKLLFFDTETTGLSTGAGNTIFLIGYAKINANGIEVTQHILPDPASEAAFMYSFLQDFREDDYLVSYNGKSFDWPQVKSRHSFVRDRVPKLPKFGHIDLLHAARRLWKDELPSCRLAIVEENKLKNPRSNDTPGSMAPLLYFDYLQDKKPEHLKGIIEHNDKDVRSLVHLYIDITKRLFHQHRDKLTSNEHFQAGKWFEQTGVVEKALKHYECASLLRGHGQASAFYRLGLLAKKAKKTDEAKQFFHQSISLQAECFIESYIELAKLLEHQEKDIQGAYENAKHALAIVNKSNHKNVSISKVRDIEKRIARLKKKIKL, from the coding sequence ATGAGTTTAAAATCAAAGTTAAATCGGATGAAGACACATTTAAACACTGAGAAAAGTTCTGGTGAAATGACAGGAGCAAAAAGTAAACAAAATTTAGATGAAGATTTAACAACGCAGGTTGACGTTTTAGAGAGTGAATGGAGAAAGTTAGGCTTTAAGCCAGTCACATTTGATGGGGAGGTATCATATAAGAAGCAGCAATTTTACCCTAACCAAAACCATTTATTTTATCAGGATATGCTACAAATAAATGATCTTTGGGAAGAGCTTCAAGTAAACCACCCGCTATCGTTAAAAGGTGTTGCGGTTGAAAAGTTGCTCTTTTTTGATACGGAAACAACAGGACTTTCTACGGGAGCGGGAAATACAATTTTTCTTATCGGGTATGCAAAAATAAACGCAAACGGAATAGAAGTGACACAGCATATATTGCCAGATCCTGCTTCTGAGGCTGCCTTCATGTATTCATTTTTACAAGACTTTAGGGAAGATGATTACTTAGTAAGCTACAACGGAAAGTCGTTTGACTGGCCGCAAGTAAAGTCAAGACATTCATTTGTAAGAGACCGAGTCCCGAAATTACCGAAGTTTGGACATATAGACTTGCTCCATGCAGCTAGAAGGCTCTGGAAGGACGAACTGCCTTCATGCAGACTTGCTATTGTTGAAGAGAATAAACTGAAGAACCCAAGGTCGAACGATACACCAGGAAGCATGGCACCTCTTCTTTATTTTGATTATTTACAAGATAAAAAGCCTGAACACTTAAAAGGGATTATTGAGCATAATGACAAGGATGTACGTTCGCTCGTTCACCTTTACATTGATATTACAAAGAGGTTGTTTCACCAACATCGAGACAAGCTAACAAGTAATGAACACTTTCAAGCGGGTAAGTGGTTTGAACAGACTGGTGTGGTTGAGAAAGCTCTAAAACATTATGAATGTGCTTCACTCTTGAGAGGACATGGCCAGGCTTCAGCATTTTATCGATTAGGACTACTTGCAAAAAAAGCAAAGAAAACGGATGAGGCCAAACAATTTTTTCATCAAAGTATCTCACTTCAAGCAGAGTGCTTCATAGAATCGTACATTGAATTGGCTAAGCTGTTAGAGCACCAAGAAAAAGACATTCAAGGCGCGTATGAAAACGCCAAACATGCATTAGCAATAGTTAATAAATCTAACCATAAAAATGTGTCAATTAGTAAAGTCCGTGACATAGAGAAAAGGATTGCTCGTTTAAAGAAAAAAATAAAGTTGTGA
- a CDS encoding spore germination protein, which produces MSKKPMKTYEKTWKDIIHECSQSDDFIIDEVQSSYQTFHISYFETVVDEQRLQSKVIKNLKEKKYETLEDIYSQLSFEEMKIISSPDDLEEGLITGNVLIKLKENDEHGLLIVLSHSENRIVSVPEVEYSVIGPKEAFVENLDVNINLIRKRIPTTDFVVKKLKVGTLTHTDVAVVYLKSIANEEDVRTALQRIEEIDYDEIEDSSYLSQFIEDNKNSPFPQTVDTERPDRVAGVLSQGKIAILVNGSPAALTAPTTLIEFFSAFEDYYIAWHMASVFRLIRLCAVLFSVFATPIYVAVITFHVEMIPRDLMATLILTREQVPFPPIIEALFLELTIELLREAGARLPTKVGQTIGIVGGIVIGTAAVEAGLTSNVLLIIVALAALASFTTPIYRIGNTIRLMRFPFLIIAQLWGLIGISLLMTFTLIHLISLKSLGRPYLAPIYPPIVKDLRDSFIRLPFSFQSKRPLTTQTKDETKFSVKDAKMKNDIDHDIQ; this is translated from the coding sequence TTGTCTAAGAAACCAATGAAAACATACGAAAAAACGTGGAAAGATATTATTCATGAATGTAGCCAGTCTGATGATTTTATTATTGATGAAGTCCAAAGCTCTTATCAAACCTTTCATATTAGCTATTTCGAAACAGTTGTTGATGAACAACGGCTGCAAAGTAAAGTCATTAAAAACTTAAAAGAAAAAAAGTATGAAACACTTGAGGATATTTATTCTCAGCTTTCATTTGAAGAAATGAAAATCATCTCTTCGCCTGACGATTTAGAAGAAGGGTTAATTACCGGCAATGTTCTTATTAAACTTAAAGAAAACGATGAGCACGGTCTTTTGATTGTTTTGTCTCATAGCGAAAACCGAATCGTTAGTGTACCTGAAGTTGAATACAGTGTAATCGGTCCAAAAGAAGCGTTTGTTGAAAACTTAGATGTAAATATTAATCTCATTCGTAAACGTATACCTACCACTGATTTTGTTGTGAAAAAACTAAAAGTAGGAACACTAACTCATACTGATGTTGCGGTCGTATATTTAAAGTCGATTGCTAACGAAGAAGATGTAAGAACGGCGCTTCAACGAATCGAAGAGATTGATTATGATGAAATCGAAGATAGTTCCTACTTATCCCAATTCATTGAAGACAATAAAAACAGCCCTTTTCCTCAAACAGTTGATACCGAAAGGCCTGATCGTGTAGCAGGCGTATTATCTCAAGGAAAAATAGCTATTTTAGTTAACGGTTCTCCAGCTGCTTTAACAGCACCAACAACGCTGATTGAATTCTTTTCTGCCTTTGAAGATTATTATATTGCTTGGCATATGGCGTCAGTCTTTCGATTGATTCGTTTATGCGCTGTCCTTTTTTCAGTTTTTGCAACACCGATATATGTCGCCGTTATTACATTCCATGTAGAAATGATTCCAAGGGATTTAATGGCTACGTTAATTTTAACGCGCGAGCAAGTCCCTTTTCCGCCAATTATAGAAGCACTATTTTTAGAGTTAACGATCGAACTATTACGAGAAGCAGGAGCAAGATTGCCAACAAAGGTTGGTCAAACAATTGGGATTGTCGGTGGGATCGTTATTGGTACAGCAGCAGTAGAAGCTGGATTAACAAGTAATGTGCTACTGATCATTGTTGCACTCGCCGCTTTAGCATCTTTTACGACACCTATTTATCGGATCGGTAATACGATTCGACTTATGCGTTTTCCTTTTTTAATCATTGCTCAACTGTGGGGGTTAATTGGAATCTCCTTACTTATGACGTTTACACTGATTCACCTTATCAGCTTAAAATCATTAGGGCGTCCTTACCTTGCACCAATCTATCCGCCGATTGTGAAAGACCTTCGGGATTCTTTTATTCGTCTCCCGTTTAGTTTTCAAAGTAAACGTCCATTAACAACGCAAACGAAAGACGAAACGAAGTTTTCCGTAAAAGATGCAAAGATGAAAAATGATATTGATCACGATATCCAATAA
- a CDS encoding GerAB/ArcD/ProY family transporter, with translation MKQIHSMNHVSPKLVFFLIHTSQIGVGILMFTRFIAEDAGYQAWIGVFLTGAFLHLIIWMMYRLLNRQEKVNDLVKVHSYYFGKKLGAILSFLLIVYFFASSLTVLRTYIEIIQIWMFPQLYTLELGIPIVLLAVYCIWQGFRVVTGIAFLGVIIPLWLIFTIAAPLEFANLEYLLPLFQTTFQDQLSVFSTMTLSFLGLEALLIYYPYIQQGKQSQKWAHFGHLFTTVLYVTVAIVSFLFYTESHLERLVYPTLSMWKILELPFIERFEYIGISVWLFVVFPNITIFLWAASRAMKQTFKITQKKALILLAGLLVICLYPLETRTEVVFLKERVSMAGFYLIYVYIPTLFIITALIHKWRNRSNGRQKASI, from the coding sequence GTGAAACAAATACATTCCATGAACCACGTTTCACCGAAATTAGTGTTTTTCCTGATACATACTTCTCAAATTGGGGTCGGCATCCTCATGTTTACTCGTTTTATTGCTGAAGATGCTGGATATCAAGCTTGGATTGGTGTCTTTTTGACTGGTGCTTTTTTACATCTTATTATTTGGATGATGTACCGACTTTTAAATCGTCAAGAGAAAGTGAATGACCTTGTAAAGGTACACTCCTATTACTTCGGTAAAAAACTGGGAGCAATCTTAAGCTTTTTATTGATTGTTTATTTTTTTGCATCTTCTCTTACTGTGTTAAGAACGTATATTGAAATCATCCAAATTTGGATGTTCCCTCAATTATATACATTAGAACTTGGCATTCCTATTGTCCTTCTTGCTGTGTATTGTATATGGCAAGGATTTCGAGTCGTTACTGGCATTGCGTTTTTAGGGGTAATAATCCCATTATGGCTCATATTTACAATTGCGGCACCGCTAGAGTTTGCGAACCTTGAATATTTATTACCACTCTTTCAAACAACATTTCAGGATCAATTATCCGTTTTTAGTACGATGACCCTTAGTTTTCTAGGACTTGAAGCTCTGCTCATTTACTATCCGTATATACAACAAGGAAAACAGTCCCAAAAATGGGCACACTTTGGTCATTTATTTACTACAGTTTTATATGTCACTGTGGCGATTGTGTCATTTTTATTTTACACAGAAAGCCATCTAGAGCGACTCGTCTATCCGACGTTAAGTATGTGGAAGATTCTCGAATTACCATTTATTGAACGATTTGAATACATTGGGATATCCGTTTGGTTATTCGTCGTGTTTCCTAACATCACCATTTTCCTATGGGCAGCAAGCAGGGCAATGAAACAAACGTTTAAAATCACACAGAAGAAAGCACTGATCTTACTCGCTGGATTACTAGTTATTTGTTTATATCCACTAGAAACGAGAACAGAGGTTGTCTTTTTAAAAGAAAGGGTTTCAATGGCAGGTTTTTACCTTATATATGTGTATATACCTACATTGTTTATCATAACAGCTTTGATACATAAATGGAGGAATCGTTCAAATGGTCGCCAAAAAGCTTCGATATAA
- a CDS encoding Ger(x)C family spore germination protein, translated as MVAKKLRYKYGLFLFVLFIQAGCVEQQILDEQKLIFGVGYDLVDEDKIEGTVSIPTFQTEAQVESVTISATAKTSRDIGTLLETKSSRPLHPGKIKSILFDYHLAENGIMTLLDTFIRDPNIGLRIFLATVDKGSTKELLTEDYNLEEDTATYIEEMIEQNIDRQTIPTSNIFTFISSYFQEGKDAFLPNIQLNDEQIQITGLTLFKGDRAVHRLNLRQAFLIKLLVEPAREGTYELTLNEEDDEYAVIRNISSNNDVTVDLSKRIPEIDVSVQFKGKVKEYSGHTLDEKKVKEIQRSLEKTLSKEMNRLIFLLQKKKVDPIGFGAKVKAKDKHFDLEKWNKQYHLAPIRASIDVVITETGVEE; from the coding sequence ATGGTCGCCAAAAAGCTTCGATATAAATATGGGCTATTTTTATTTGTGCTGTTCATCCAGGCTGGCTGTGTTGAACAACAGATTTTAGATGAGCAAAAATTAATCTTTGGTGTGGGGTATGACTTAGTCGATGAGGATAAGATCGAAGGGACGGTGTCTATCCCAACCTTTCAAACGGAGGCACAAGTAGAAAGTGTAACGATTTCTGCAACTGCGAAAACATCAAGAGATATAGGTACACTTCTTGAAACAAAATCGTCGAGGCCTTTGCACCCTGGAAAAATAAAATCTATTCTTTTTGATTATCATTTAGCTGAGAATGGAATTATGACATTATTAGATACATTTATACGCGACCCGAATATTGGTTTACGCATTTTTTTGGCAACAGTAGACAAAGGCTCCACCAAAGAGCTATTAACAGAAGACTACAATTTAGAAGAGGATACAGCGACCTATATTGAAGAAATGATTGAACAAAATATAGATAGGCAAACAATCCCAACCTCAAATATCTTCACTTTTATTTCTAGTTACTTTCAAGAAGGGAAAGACGCCTTTCTTCCCAATATTCAACTTAATGATGAACAAATTCAAATAACCGGATTAACGCTATTTAAAGGGGACCGCGCAGTTCATCGATTGAACTTACGCCAAGCTTTTTTAATCAAGTTGTTAGTAGAACCTGCTAGAGAAGGCACTTACGAACTTACATTAAATGAAGAGGATGATGAGTACGCTGTTATTCGTAATATTAGTTCGAATAATGATGTGACAGTCGATTTATCGAAAAGAATCCCTGAAATAGATGTATCAGTTCAGTTCAAAGGAAAGGTTAAGGAGTATTCAGGACATACATTAGATGAAAAAAAAGTGAAAGAAATTCAAAGGTCCTTAGAAAAAACACTTTCAAAAGAAATGAACCGTCTAATCTTTCTTTTACAGAAGAAAAAAGTTGATCCAATAGGATTTGGGGCAAAAGTAAAAGCGAAGGATAAACATTTTGATCTAGAGAAATGGAATAAACAATACCATTTAGCCCCAATTCGTGCAAGTATTGATGTTGTTATAACAGAAACCGGCGTCGAAGAATAA
- a CDS encoding DEAD/DEAH box helicase: MFGKKSIDQLINELKRDEHVAHWHEMKEQAAKTASFPIKLDKRIREALQKRNIHELYTHQASAFEAVMNHENIVAVTPTASGKTLCYNLPVLQRHIENRESRALYIFPTKALAQDQKSELNEFIDDLDVNINSYTYDGDTPANIRQVVRKAGHVVITNPDMLHSAILPHHTKWISLFENLETVVIDELHTYRGIFGSHVANVIRRLKRICAYYGSNPTFICTSATIANPKELCTELIGENVRLIDNNGAPKGKKHFVLYNPPVVNKQLNIRKSATKVVNDIASTFLKERIQTIVFARSRVRVEIILSHLQELVKNELNKKSIRGYRGGYLPNQRREIERSLRQGETVGVVSTNALELGVDIGQLQVCVMSGYPGSIASSWQQAGRAGRRQDESIVIMVANSSPIDQYIFQHPEFFFHSTPETARINKDNLIILVDHIKCAAYELPFKQGETFDGTPIEEILEYLTEERVLHAQGNQWFWMNDAFPAHNISLRSAAQENVVIIDQTNVEKHRVIGEMDTFSAMTLLHDEAIYLHEGTQYQVEFLDWDEKKAFVREVDVEYFTDANLAIQLKVLEIDEKRHLGRHELQYGDVMVTAMATIFKKIKLETFENIGSGPIHLPEQELHSNGIAITFQPEFFEQWNENVMEQILMGGAHVLQHVACVKVMCDKNDLHAVPEVKAIHSQKPTIFLYDRYPGGIGLSKSVYEQTEQILLDALNFVQSCPCEGGCPTCVGVGSTSSDLNVKKEVSKLIKSSLTHE, encoded by the coding sequence GTGTTTGGTAAAAAGTCAATCGACCAATTAATAAATGAGTTAAAGCGAGACGAGCATGTCGCTCATTGGCATGAGATGAAGGAACAAGCGGCGAAAACAGCTTCTTTTCCAATAAAATTAGATAAAAGAATACGTGAAGCATTACAGAAAAGGAACATCCATGAATTATATACACACCAAGCTTCGGCGTTTGAAGCTGTAATGAATCATGAAAATATCGTGGCCGTTACACCAACGGCTTCTGGGAAAACGTTATGTTACAATCTCCCTGTTTTGCAACGGCATATTGAAAATAGGGAAAGTAGAGCACTTTACATTTTTCCAACAAAAGCATTAGCTCAAGACCAAAAAAGTGAATTAAATGAGTTTATTGATGATCTTGATGTAAACATAAACAGTTATACATATGACGGCGATACACCGGCCAACATTCGCCAAGTCGTACGGAAAGCAGGACATGTAGTGATTACAAACCCTGATATGCTTCATTCGGCAATTTTACCTCACCATACGAAATGGATCTCTCTTTTTGAAAACTTAGAGACAGTTGTTATTGATGAGTTGCACACTTATCGTGGGATATTCGGTTCACATGTTGCAAATGTTATTCGTAGACTAAAGCGTATTTGTGCTTATTACGGAAGTAACCCGACATTCATTTGTACATCAGCAACCATTGCAAACCCAAAGGAATTGTGCACGGAGTTAATAGGTGAGAACGTACGTTTGATCGATAATAATGGTGCACCAAAAGGGAAAAAACATTTTGTCCTTTATAATCCTCCTGTTGTGAATAAACAATTAAACATAAGAAAAAGCGCTACGAAAGTCGTCAATGACATTGCATCGACATTTTTAAAAGAGCGGATCCAAACGATTGTTTTTGCTAGGAGTCGAGTCCGAGTAGAAATCATATTAAGCCATTTACAGGAGCTTGTGAAAAATGAATTGAACAAAAAGTCGATACGTGGTTATCGAGGGGGCTATCTCCCGAACCAGCGCCGCGAAATCGAAAGAAGCTTGCGTCAAGGTGAAACGGTTGGAGTCGTTAGTACGAATGCTCTTGAATTAGGAGTAGATATAGGTCAACTGCAAGTATGTGTGATGAGTGGTTATCCAGGATCGATTGCTTCGAGCTGGCAGCAAGCAGGAAGGGCCGGAAGAAGACAGGATGAATCAATTGTTATTATGGTTGCCAACTCAAGCCCAATTGACCAATACATTTTTCAGCATCCTGAATTTTTCTTTCATAGTACACCAGAAACCGCACGAATTAATAAAGATAATTTAATTATTCTTGTCGATCACATTAAATGTGCTGCATACGAACTACCGTTCAAACAAGGTGAAACGTTTGATGGTACACCAATTGAAGAAATCTTAGAATATTTAACAGAGGAAAGGGTTTTACATGCGCAAGGCAACCAATGGTTCTGGATGAATGATGCCTTTCCCGCTCACAATATTAGCCTTCGTTCAGCTGCACAGGAAAACGTCGTGATCATTGACCAAACGAATGTAGAAAAGCATCGCGTGATTGGAGAAATGGATACGTTTAGTGCGATGACGTTACTGCATGATGAAGCAATCTACCTACATGAGGGAACGCAATATCAAGTAGAATTTCTCGATTGGGATGAAAAAAAGGCGTTCGTAAGAGAGGTAGATGTTGAATATTTTACAGATGCTAACCTTGCAATTCAGCTGAAAGTGTTAGAAATAGATGAAAAACGTCATCTCGGTCGTCACGAACTTCAATATGGAGATGTCATGGTCACAGCGATGGCGACGATCTTCAAAAAGATTAAATTAGAAACATTTGAAAACATCGGTTCAGGACCAATACATCTACCAGAGCAAGAGCTTCATTCAAACGGGATTGCCATTACATTTCAACCTGAGTTTTTTGAACAGTGGAATGAAAACGTCATGGAACAAATCTTAATGGGCGGAGCTCACGTGTTGCAACACGTTGCTTGTGTAAAGGTCATGTGTGATAAAAATGATTTACATGCTGTGCCAGAAGTAAAAGCGATTCATTCACAAAAGCCAACAATCTTTTTATATGACAGGTATCCAGGTGGAATTGGCTTAAGTAAAAGTGTTTATGAACAAACGGAACAAATATTGTTGGACGCTTTGAACTTTGTTCAATCTTGCCCGTGTGAAGGCGGGTGCCCTACTTGTGTCGGGGTTGGTAGTACGAGCTCGGATTTAAATGTAAAAAAAGAAGTATCGAAACTTATAAAATCGAGTTTAACTCATGAATGA
- a CDS encoding YndM family protein yields the protein MKHFNILLFKFIVSLAVFWISLGLFFGGTFVEIISFSLLVTVISYFIGDLMILPQIGKTNAVVVDFFLTYTLVFLFGGIFFHSYLMIGWGSIISASLIAGSELFIHAYIMKNVKHTSRAKQRNFKPNFAFEFAEENEPDPNKDK from the coding sequence ATGAAGCATTTCAATATCTTATTGTTCAAGTTTATCGTAAGTCTTGCCGTATTTTGGATTAGTTTAGGGCTGTTTTTCGGTGGAACGTTTGTGGAGATCATTTCATTTAGCTTATTAGTTACTGTAATTTCTTACTTTATTGGAGACCTCATGATTCTCCCGCAAATTGGTAAAACGAATGCGGTTGTCGTTGATTTTTTCTTAACGTATACACTCGTCTTTTTATTTGGTGGGATCTTCTTCCATAGTTATTTAATGATCGGATGGGGAAGTATCATTTCCGCAAGCCTTATTGCAGGTTCAGAACTGTTTATTCATGCCTATATCATGAAAAATGTGAAGCATACTAGTCGAGCAAAACAACGAAATTTCAAGCCAAATTTTGCTTTTGAGTTTGCAGAAGAAAATGAGCCTGACCCTAACAAAGATAAATAA